One window from the genome of Eucalyptus grandis isolate ANBG69807.140 chromosome 7, ASM1654582v1, whole genome shotgun sequence encodes:
- the LOC108954931 gene encoding uncharacterized protein LOC108954931, with protein MKAEALGSMCWSSKSRGVLPPGKKMFTFDGGYFLQVRSVWWFRVRKNGDLYLKKGVLVCLAMDGVEVLAPGFEMDEEAEIEKLVTSTGEALQTKTLADVSFVIAKNILAAKYRVLIV; from the exons ATGAAAGCGGAGGCATTGGGGTCAATGTGCTGGTCAAGCAAGTCGAGAGGAGTTCTTCCGCCTGggaaaaaaatgtttacttTTGATGGGGGATATTTCTTGCAGGTCCGCAGTGTGTGGTGGTTTCGCGTGCGAAAGAACGGAGACCTCTACCTCAAAAAGGGTGTACTTGTTTGTCTTGCGATGGATGGTGTCGAAGTCCTTGCACCTGGATTTGAGATGGATGAGGAG GCTGAGATTGAGAAATTGGTTACTTCAACGGGGGAAGCTCTACAGACCAAAACTTTAGCAGATGTTAGCTTCGTAATTGCGAAGAATATTTTGGCTGCAAAATACAGG GTACTGATTGTTTGA